The following nucleotide sequence is from Zea mays cultivar B73 chromosome 1, Zm-B73-REFERENCE-NAM-5.0, whole genome shotgun sequence.
CAGCTTGTGTCTGCTTGGTTTGAAGTGAGTGATTCCACTGATCGATTTGTTATGGCAACTATCTATGCGATGGTGTAATTTCGTAGCGAAGTGTTAGACCTTCAGTGGGACTCGGGGACATGTGTTCAATCATAAACTGGCATAATCAGACAAGTATTTATGCAATTATCTATATTAGTACTCGTTGCATGTTACTTAGTTCCTTCAGTTTTTAAGCAGGCAAAGCAGTTCCACGGCTGAGTTGGACACTATATGCGGCATTGAAGGGCCTGCTGCGGAACAGATCAAAGATGAAGCAGGTGGTGACCATGTGATGCACGATGCTCTAGTGGGAGTGACAGAAACAGAGTATCAGCTAGACAGTGACCTTAGAGATGTTAGAGGACTGCTGTCCACTGGACTTCTTGAAGGTTTCAGGGTGACCTACATGAAGGATGAGGTGTGTGTTGTTCCTGCTGGCATTAGGATTGTTGATTGAGTAAACTGACTGAAACATAGGGTTTTGTATCTCAAGGACAACATTTATGCTTCATTTTGATTATATTTAGGTGGAGGAGGTTGGACGGATAAATGGACAGGGTTATTCTTGTGGCTGCTCAAAGTGTAATTACAATAGTAATGTAAGCTTTCTGGTACTGTTTGTGTTGCATCAATGATAAGTTATACTGCTCTTTTTAATTTGTCTGGTAACTGACCTCATGATACCTGATAAATTGTAGATTATGAATGCGTGCGAGTTTGAGGAGCATTATGGTCAGTCATTTGACAACCAGATTGATCACATCTTCTTGGATACCGGGATTTCTCTATTCAGGGTGGTGGAAGCACTGAAACCTtgtaagcttaacatgcttgggGATTTCATTGAAGAGAAGATTGGTTTCCCTCCTAATTTGGATGAGTATAACAAGTGGAAAGGTATTTTAGCTAGCACCTAAGGATCTGTTGGTTTTGTGTGTTGCTCAGAATGTGCTAATTTTTTCCTTGTCCTATCTTCCATCTTGTTGATCGTTTAGCTTCATTTCAGAAGAGAAAAGATTATTTAGATGCTGTGGCTTCAGATGGTTGTTTGACTCAGAGGTAGGTTGCATTGCAAAATTTCAATAGGACTTAAGTTCAGATTTATAAATACATATATACTGTGCCATGTTATCTTAAGATCTATTTATGTTCCTATATTCTATATAGTATATATGCATCCATAGTTTTACCTACTATTGTTTTGGGGCTTCAGCTTCTGTATATACTCCGTAAGCCCATAAACCTTGCAAGTGATGGCTTGGGCTAATTGGATGCATTTTCAGTGAGAATTGATTTTTAACTTTGAACTGACATCCCTATCCTTGCTAATTTGTTGTTCTATCTCTTAACTATTTTAGCAAACCTTTTCACCATTTCGATGAAGTGTACTGCCAATTTGCAGTCACTTACATTTAAATCAtcataatgctcctcatgctaaCTTCATCTTGCTGTGAAACCCCACCTCTAGTTCACAGGGGTTGGCTGCAGGGGAGATGATTTACAGTTTGAGAGATTACTTGAAAGATTCTGTCAGCAATAGCATCTCAAACCTTAACTGGAGTGCATCTAAAAGGCGGTCTGGGAGACGGTTTAGACAAGGAGACACTGGGACTTCAACTCCAACCTTTAGCGGAAGCCCAGGCAAAGGGGGTTTTGGCCACTCTACTGACACCTCAGAGAAGAAAGGCACTGAAGAAACTCACAGTGAGAACACAGGAGACCCTCTCAGCATCGATGGTGTTAAGTCTGATTCTCCATTACCTACTGCAGTAACCACTAACCACTCTAAACACGATTCAACAAATTTAGGGCTTTCTTTATCAAGTCCAGTAAAAATCACGCAAAGGCCACTCCGAAACTGCAGCATAGACTCAAAGTCAAAAGAATCAAAAACAAGGTAAACGATTAAATTTTTTGTAACATTTAAGGGATCTCTTTGCAAAAGCTGGTGAAAGGCGCTCTTTTACATGACATTTCGAAATGATGCATAACCTACCATTTCTTCAGGGATACCACTTTGCATCCACTGATTTTCAAGGAGGATGGCCTTGCAGATAATACTTTGTTGACTTACAAGTTAAAGAATGGAGAGGTGCTCTGGATATTTATGTGAACTATATTGGCCCCCTTTTCCGCAATCACCTGAATATGTAGCACTCTTAAGAGGACTCACGCTTCACTGTTTTTAGGCTCTAAAGCAAGGGTATAAACGGGGAACATGCATCATCTGTAACTGTTGCAATCAAGAGGTAAAAACTAAGCAAACATCATTTTTTTTCTTACGCTGTAATTATTCTGCATGAGGACCAATTGATGTTTTTGCTGTTCTGTTTCAACTCCAGTTTTCTCCTTCCCACTTTGAAGAACATGCTGGCATGGGGAGAAGACGGCAACCGTAAGTACCACtatttttgggaagaagtagtgcCTATGCGAACTTTAGTACTCATATAATATAAGAGCTAGAAGTTCCAATTTCCAAAATGGCATTCAATTAACCTTTTGTAATAAAGACCTAAAAAGAGTTCTTGGGTGTTTAAATTCATCTAAGTGGTGAAAATTTTATGTTTCAGGTATCACAACATTTATACATTAGAAGGATTATCACTTCATAAGCTAGCTCTGCAACTGCAAGATCATTTGAATCCAAATGGATTCGACAATGCTAGTGTTTCCAGCGTCAGTGACTACCATAACCTTACTTCTTCAGGTAACTTAATGGGTGCCGTGTAATACTGTAATGTGTACGCCGAGGTTCATTTTAACAACCAATAGCTTATTTAGGTTTCTGTCTATTTTCATTAAATTACCCAGTGCAGATTATTCGGTTTGCTGCATGTTGGGTGGTTATGCCTCATGATCTCTTCCGAATTGGCAGCTATGCCTGCAACCTTTATGAATGCTCAGGCATATATTGGAAGCATAGGAATGTATGTGTGTTTGAGGGAAGTAAGGAACTAGTCCTGGTTCTGTTGTACTGTACCAGTAGGTGATGGAGAGCAACTTGTGGTGTCTAGCCGGTAATATGGCACTACATAAACTGCTTGTCAGATCGGTGGTTTTGGACACTAAAGTGGTCCCGTAGTGGTCGTGTTCCTTGTGTGTGGCGCATTTGTAAGAGTAGAGGTTAGGCCCCTGGCCTATCCACCGGTGTGTTTGTTCCCTTTTCTTTCATAATAAAATGACACATAGCTCTCTTGTGTTTGTTCCCTCCGTCTCCCTGTCTCTCGCTCGTCGGCAGCCACGGCGCACCAACGCCATGATCTTGGCCGGCGATCGTGACACTGCTGACCCTGGAGGGCCTCAACGCCAAGTTCGATGCCAGCCTCACCTCCATCAGCAACACCGTCGCCACCCTCGCGCACTCCGAGGCGTCGCCTTTTCGTCCCAACTCCCAACCACCGTCGGGGGCAACTCCGCCGGCGACCACGCACCTGCTACTTCCTCCACCGGTGATCGCGCCACCGCCCCTACCACCAGTGCACCGTCAGCATGCCCGATTGGGGCCAGTACATCCACACCAGCAGGACTGCCACTTCACCTCATCTCCATGCCATCATCACTGTTCCCGGTTTCGTCGTATGTCCTCTCGTCGACGACGGCGCCGGAGTTCACGATGGCAATGCCTCCAACACTGACCGTGTCCTCCGTCCCTAGCCACAAGGTTCTCTACGGGGGAGTGGACGATACCCTATTCTTGGGCGCGCCGACTAGCGGCGACGTCCAGGGCGACGCACCCAGGCCATACGACGTTGTGCCACCCGCTGGCCACACCCTGACCTGGCACCTCCGCGGTTCTACAAGCTTGACTTCCCCACGTATGACGGCGCCCGGGACCCTTTCAATTGTCTCAACCAATGTGCACAGTTCTTCCGCGGCCAGCGCACCCTGGCCTCGGACTGCACGTGGCTGGCCTcctaccacctcaccggagccgcGCAGACGTGGTACTATGCCCTCGAGTAGGACGAGGGCATGCTCTCGTGAGAGCGCTTCTGCGAGTTGTGTACCCTCCGCTTCGGCCCAACAGTTCATGGCACCTGCCTATTCGAGCTCGCACGTCTACCATTCACATCTTctgtgcaggagtatgctgatcgcTTCAATGCCGTGTTGTGCCATGCCCGTGGTCTCTCAGGCCCCTAGAAGGCCAAGTTGTTCGTGGGCGGGCTCTCGGACCACATTCGCATCGACGTCGAGCTTCTCGAGCCGCGGGATCTCAAGTCGGCCATGTACTTGGCCCGGGCCTTCGAGGCCTGCGCAGCTGCGTCGCCACCGGCCCCGACGGCGCGGGGCGCCAATTCCCCGCCGTGCGGGACAGCCTGCGCCAACTCGAGCCCCGCTGTGCGCGCCGCTGCAGCAACAACCTCCAACACCTAGGGGGCACGCCAACCCCAGCAGAAAACGACAGCCCTTCTCACCAGTTTCGTCATCTCTCCCCTACCGTACAACAACCCGAGGCCACGTCTGTAAACGCCTCTTCTACTTGGAGTTGGCCGACTTCATTGACGATGATATCCCGGCCAACATCTCTGCCACAACAGGTCCTCATGACCATGACGTTGTGGCAGGGACTGCTCCGGGTGGATGAATTTTCGACGCCTCTACCCAactcgaggacgagctgttttTGCAGGCAGGGAGAGATGTTATGGCCGGCATCAGCTATAAGAGATGCCGAAAATTAGGATCAGGAGGCTTAAGGGCCAAGTTATCATTAGATATGGAGATAGCTATTAGATAGGAGTTAGTTAGATAATATAAGATGAGAAGCTATTAGATAGGAGTTAGTTAGATAAGATGAGAGGAGGGACTATAAAACAACTCTGTACGCCTCTATTTGGAATCAAGCAGAAGCAATTACTATTGCCCGCTTCCCCAGGGAGTAGGGCGAACCCCTAGCTGCCACCCCTTCTTCCTCCTCTCGCTTGCAGCCCACTCTGAACAGTAACGCGGGTACTGTAGCTGCCACTCCTCCGTctcccccccctctctctcttgcTCGCTCGCTCAGCTCGCTCGTGGGCAGCCAGGGCGCACCAACGCCGTGATCTTGGCCGGCCACCTGCGCCCCATCCCTACTCTTTACGCCACGACCCTGGTCGGATCCGCAATCATATCAGCCTCAGTAGTTAGTAGGCATTTTTTGTTTCTTTGGTCACATATAGATTTTTATTTGAAGGCTATGTTatttggatttaattttattaccTTTAGGCAATGAGGTAGTGATCATTGAGCTTTATGTTTGCAACTAATTTAGAGCCTGTGTGGACCTATTGTTCCTTTTATCTAGAGCTTGTGTGCAACTAATTTAGAGCTTTATGTTTGCTAATTGGTTCCTTTTATTACAGGTTGTGGCAGAGAACCTTCTACTACCAGTGGACCTATTGTTCCTCTGAAACGGACTTTACAAGAAAGAGTGGTAGAAACAGAGAGTTGCTATTTCTGTGGGTAAGATACTACTAATAAGTATTTTTTATCGATAGATAAACAGGATCAGGTGAGCTCCTTTATATGAAAATTTGCATCATTACATAATGTCAGGTATGGCCACACAACGATTGGAAATATCAATCCAGACACGATTATTTTCTGTAACCAGGTCTGTTCTGCTTAATGCTTATGTCCAACGCATTGCCTTTGATAGATTGCTGGCTTCTGAATTGTGCCTTGTTACTATATGCAGTGCGAGAGACCATGCCACATCAAATGTTACAACAATAGAGTTGTAAAAAAGAAGGTTTCTGACCTTTTCACTTATGGGTGAAAGGAAGGCCTGCCATTGTGAATGATACATCTGAATAATTAAACTGAACATTTCAGGTGCCTCTGGAAATTTTGAAAGAATACATGTGTTTTCACTTCTTGTGCTGCCAAGAATGTCAATCACTCCGTGCCCGTCTAGAAGAAGGACTGGAAAAGTGTGTAGGGATTACCTTCCTTAGACGGATAAGATCTAATATTTGTTGGCGACTTTTAAGTGGAATGGATGCAAGTAGGGATGTCAAACTCTACATGCCTCAGGTCATTGATATCTTCAAAGTAAGTTGTTCTTTCGCTTATAAATTGTGCCTCTTCCTGTCAGTAGCATCTTGGCTGCTAATAGTCTCACCGTGATCTCTGTACCTCATAGGATGCATTTATGGATTCTACTGATGAGCACAGTGACATCATCTCAGACATGGTTAATGGGTATGTTCTTGCTTATTTTGCTAACTCTTAATTCATATATGAGTGGGCTGTGGGTTCATTGATCTGTGTTTACCTTTAGTCTCTTTTTTTCATTAATTGAAGTATGTATGTATACAATCTAAACTTCATGGTTGCAGCAAAAATGGAGACCAAGAGAAGGATTTTCGAGGAATGTATTGTGCACTGTTAACTGCAAGGTGGTTCTTTTCCGTGCCATGCTTTTCATTATTATGCCATTTTGTTTTCTAGTCTTCATAGTGATGCCTctggcgaaagggcctctagcctagtGGTGAAGGGCTTTCGAGTAACACCTCCAAGTCCTGGGTTCGATCCTCCTCGGGACGAATTTTCAGGATTGGTTAAAAAATCCACTCATCGTGCTCCATCCGCTCTCGGGTTACGATGTTCTATgcgccaccctccggttgggccgttgcagagtggacggTTGACTCCGGCCTATTAGTGATAGGGGGtagggttcggggattttctgGTCCGGGACCATTATCTCGGTTCctacttaatataataccgggacgACGGTCTTTCCCTCGGCTGAATTTTATAGTGATGCCTCTGTTATGCATTTAATCCTTGCATTTTTATGGTTCTGCGTGCAGAGTTTACAAAAAGAGCACACATAAACTGCAAATTGTTAGTGTCCTCAAACTGAGGTTTTTTTGTTGCTGGTATTCTTACATTTTCCCATTTTGATTTTATTGCAGCACACATGTTGTCTCTGCTGCGATTCTGAAAGTGCGCATCGAACAAATCGCAGAACTTGTCCTCATTGCTACTCGTAGCGAGTGCAGAAAAAAGGTGGAATTGACTTGAACCAGTCACTCTATAGCTGATATTGTATGATTCTACATGTCCCACTCCTAAAAAAAGAAGAGGGATGCATAACTAGAGTATCCATGAGTCATTGGCGACATatcaaaaaaagaaaaagaaaaatgatTTGGAATATATTTAATCATCAAGCATTAATCGTACCAGCAAATATTTTGGAATTAATGTTAATTTTCCAACCGTTATATCTGGTCCCTGGGTCCCATATGGGAGTCCAATATTTTTAAGGACTGACATGTGATAATGCTGTTTTCATTTGATAATTCTGAATGAAATCATTTCAGCTATTTTTTTACCTAGGAGTATTATTGTTTGGCGTTTTTTTGTGCAGGGTTACTTCATACTTCTCCTAAAGTCGATCGAGGCAAATTTGAGAGCCTGGAATGTAAGCCTTCTTACTGCGCCTGTTGACCCTGAAATGGCACAAATCTGGTCAGAGAAGCTCGGGTTCACCATTTTATCAGCTGAAGAGGTAACCACATTCTCTGTCGCATATTCTTCTGGTTCATGGCATGATGAAATTATTCAATTAATTTTTTGAGCAAAGACTAACTGAATATTACAAATTGTCTCCTTTGTTTTGCTAATACTAACAGTATTATCGCTCACATGTTGTTCTGTTGACAGAAGGAGTCAATGCTGGAGTCGCACCCCTTGGTGATGTTCAAGAACCTAGTCTTGGTGCAGAAATCACTTGCTTGAGCAAATCTGATCTATGTTTGTTTGTACTACTTTAGAAATGAAAACCCGGTTTCGAGAGCTTAGACAGTACGGGGTTAGGCCGTGTTAAGtcattttgtttattatttagatttaaaatatttttaaactATTTAAATATATATTATAAATTATATCTCTACGCTTGAGCGGGAAACTGGAACAGTCCCAAACACTCCCATAGAGTTTAGACGGACTAGATGTTCGTGTATTGTTACGGTTTTATGTCACATGGACACAGAtagattttgttttaataaataaaatatatgTGCTCTAATGGTTAGGTGGATGTAGATGTGAAATCAATAACTAAGGTGTGGACCCCCACAATTTTACTTTATTCTTGTTTAGAACGGGAAGAGGTGAAAGTTAATGCTTTATATAGTAGAGGTGTGTTGTTAGTTGCGTGGCCACACATGCTTTTAGGGTCTAGTTTGTGTGACTGCAGCAGGTGCTCACCTGTATAATTGATTGCACGTGCTTATTATGACATGTAAGGTCTTGTTTGGTTTGATGTGTATTTAGGAGAATTGATGGGGATTTAATATCCTTAAGCCCTGATTTGGTGACCCTGGATTccgggaggattggaggggattgagggggaaattagtttattttcccctCAATCCTCTCCAATCCTCTCGGGATCCTCtcgtcaccaaatcaacccttagggcttgttcggttattttcaatccatatggattagaggggattgatacggattgaaggagattttgacttactagggattgaaaccccctcaatccccttcaatccatatTGGGGTAGAATCGAACAAGCCCTTAtgattgatttggtgacaagaggATCACAGAGGATTGAAGGAGATTGAGAGGGAAACAAACTAATTTTCTCAATCTCCTCCGATCTCCTGTAATCCttagtcaccaaatcagcccttaatCTCTCTCGATCCATCTCTAACCAAATAAGACCTAATAAGGCCTAAGGGGATGTTTGATTTGAGGTGGTTTGAGACTCATGTGTTGTTGGTTGCGCGTGTGGAGCGCTTCATTTGCCACACATGCTTTTAGGGTCCAGCTTGTGTGACTGCAGTAGGTGCTCACTTGTATATGTGATTGCCACGTGCTTATTGTGATATGTAAGGCCTTGTTCTGTTTGATATGGATTGAGGGAATTTAATATtttccaatcccactcaatccaccccTAACCGAACAAACTCTAAGAGTCTGTTTGGTTTAAAGTGGTTTGAGGACGATCGAAGGGAATTAAATTCCTTTCAATCTCTCTCAATCTATCTCTAACGGAACAAGTCTTTAATTCACTTTTAACCGAACAAGTTTTAAGGCGGTTGGACACCTATATATCTTTCCGCCGTGCCCCGTTACACGCACACTCCCACCATAAATCCAGAGTAATACTAAACAACACTCGTTATTTGAAGGTTGACTCAAATTTTGGCATGTTTCATTATCTGTTGCTTGATGTTTCATACTATTGTTTTTTTATGTTTCGTAAGATGCACACTATTGTTGTTTGATTCCGTGTAATTCACTTGTCGATCCGCTATCGTGCAGTTATTTCATTTTCTCACCCGTTTAGTGCTAACCGTTCGAGGTGAATGTAATACATTAAAAATCCATATGATAGCAGCCTTCAAAACACACTCAAATGATATGATGCATAAACAGACTCTAAATCCATTATGATCCATTTTTATGCCTGGTCGTTTACTATGGGCACGAAGTTTGCAGTTAGTAACGTTTCTACGTCTATATGCATCAACTGATGTACTGTTTGGAAGCACCCAATTTTTAAAATACTGGTTTATAGAAATTAAAGTGATTTCAAACATATCCGTTTATGACTAAGTTTATAGAAATTAGATTctcagtttcttaaaaaccaagaaaCTAGCTTCACCTAGCTAAAAAAAAATTGGATTGTCTCGACGTTGTGCCATCACACGCCAACCAATTATCTGAAGTGTCTCATATGTTGTTCTGGTCTGGAATATATCGGCCAAATCTGTGGGGTAGCGTCTCATAAATTGCAAAAGACCGGTAACAGGACGACGGGCAACCATGCGAAGAGAGTTAGAAATAGCATAATCAACTTTGCAGTGCACCGGTCATCATGCGCTATCTCCGAATGAAAAAAAAACAACGAGGCCAAACATAGCAGAGCTGTGTCCCAGCTATCTGCATTGCCCGGCCATGCCATGCCAAAGTGAACTCTCGGTTCGGCTGCCCACCATCCAATAAATGGCGAATCTAACCAAAAATATTATCGGGTAGCAAGGTCAGGTTTGCTACATGATACAAATTTTCTTGAACTTTAACTGTGTTTTTCTAAAGAATTTATAAATTTTATCCGGGTGACTAACACCCCTAGATCCACCCCTGCAATCCAAGTTTTGTGCCGTGAAATATCGCGACAGATCAATGAGCCTAGCCGCACCATCCTACAGTCTTGTTCGTCGTGAAGCCAGCATGCGATGAACCAGTGTCCTGCTGAGGAGCGGGCTTTGGCTGCCTTGGCTTGGCAGGGTCAACGAAGATGACCCATCCATCCAGGAACTTGGCGTTCATCTCCTGCCGCGCTCTCTCGGCCTCTTCTATGGTGGCATATCTCACGAAACCGAAACCCTTTGACCTCCCAGAAACTCTATCCGTCACCACTTTTGCTGCACACAGTAACACAAAAGCACACTACAATTAAGAGTGAGGAACAGGATGAACAGAGGCCTGAACATAACTACTCGAAGAAAGCTTCCCGTGTACCTTCAAGGAGCCTCCCGAAAGGAGCAAATGCACCCTGGAGCTTCTCATCTGTCGTTAACCTTGAAAGGCCTGCGCCCAAGTTAATGTAAATCAGGACCCTCAAAGCAGTTTATTTTTATGGAAAACCTACAGGTGAAAATGAACTGGGAGCTGCTTCTTACTGAGAGAAGTGTTTATTACTGAGCATAGCGGCAAACTACAACCGATGGACATGGAACACGGCCATTTTTATGCACTGGTAAAAAGAAAATCAAGCAAAACGCACAGGTGCAATAGGATTTGACGGCACAAGAGCTGCAGGATGGGATGCAAACTAGGAGTCTGTAACAGGTTTAAATGCTGTGCTTCATCGATAAAGCTTACTGGTTATCCCTAGTTCCCCAAATGGATTGCTCACAAACATAGCATTAAGGTATCCAAGTGCCCGCAGCTTTAAATTCACGCACACACCTGTTTTGTATTAGTGCGACGAGTTTGGTGGGACGGGGCGAAGCGGAGAGACGTTACCACTGACGAAGAGGTTGGGCGTGGTGAGCGGTGGCACGTTGGCGACCTCGGTGGCGTCGCCGAATATGGAGGACGGAGAAGACGAGCCGAAGCCGGCGGAGGAGCAAAAGGTAGCGCGCAGTACGGAGGAGGAGGCTGGAATAGAGCTGCAGAAGAGGCGTCGAAGCAGCGCCggggcggcggcggaggcggccATGGCCGTCGCCTGCAGCTAGAACCCTACCCGCCTCTGGTTTCGGGCTTTCGGCTTTTGGGTCGCGGGCGGGCGGAGGTTCGGCTACATACTTTCTCTGGCTTGCCTCTTTAGGACTTTAGGTTGATAAAAAATAAACaattttagttttaatttaatatAAAAAATCACAGTGAAGTATGTGACGATATGTATATGCatatgtgtatcactactcacataaATAATAAATAATAGTAAAATATGTATAACTACAAAGAACGGATTGTACCCTACGGAGGGATCGATGCTGAAGGTATCAGtgactccattcacacgagacatcttgtGTGTATGTTTAGTCGTATGCAGTCGATGCAGTCAGATGCACgtagtgcagtccctcgaacggtgcCAGCGCTGAGGAAGTTGACCAGTGATGATTGAGCGGACGaagcgagcagtcgcgagtacgctccccaaaaataTGATCGCctgcacacccgtgcaagtgtcgcTCTGCAGACGACGATTTCGGAGGCATGCTCTTCCAcactctgtgctcgcagaaggtgggacggGAATGACTGTGTGCAATGCGTCTGAGACTGTTCATTGTGCTGTCATCACCAGAAGCAGCCCCACCTCCGTATATATATACACGCGTAGAGGGAGGCCAACAGACAGTAACGGTCGCCATCAGAGCTACCGTTACAGCCAGCCAGAAACTGACGCCATCAGTGACGTCCGTTACTAGCTGACAACCATTACAATCCATCAGTTACTAGCCATAACACAGGAAACAGCCAGTAACGGACGACCGTAATGGACGGTCATCACTCTAGACAAAATGTGCAACCGTTagaaaggaatattcggaccaaggtccgatatACATATACCACACCCACGGCCACGACcatggcccggccggcggcgcgcacgtgtggcagtccttcatccttttctcaccttctcaatagatgcactaatggtccacctattaagttgattgaattgtcgcttgaacttccggtatggtactaaagtactagtacaccgtagcattaaagtgagcctttagcattgactattattgaatattaatatggACCAGGCCCACATTAAttaaacaatccccaccaaattcCAACTCACACTAAAATGATGtcatcatctcaaacgtttgatatactggtgtttcgatggagattGTTAAGTTGAACATTTACCTAGAATCtagactacacttgaccacaactgcacaatggactagaccttgaattgacagttttgcgtggaataagtttcatctaaactctttaccagtactagattgttgagcgcatcccctctggttggagcatataag
It contains:
- the LOC100279211 gene encoding uncharacterized protein isoform X2 → MFGNLAIGFLLVIRYNQKGFPFEKHVGAESKNQNGNILLINDKLLYDLFHELRNWPPCAEEFWATAGVLMTVPATEASSAPQGQQAGAPASWEPNGVQVDGVTVDPPLPGRGAMVMLTEEEKASLCLLGLKQSSSTAELDTICGIEGPAAEQIKDEAGGDHVMHDALVGVTETEYQLDSDLRDVRGLLSTGLLEGFRVTYMKDEVEEVGRINGQGYSCGCSKCNYNSNIMNACEFEEHYGQSFDNQIDHIFLDTGISLFRVVEALKPCKLNMLGDFIEEKIGFPPNLDEYNKWKASFQKRKDYLDAVASDGCLTQSSQGLAAGEMIYSLRDYLKDSVSNSISNLNWSASKRRSGRRFRQGDTGTSTPTFSGSPGKGGFGHSTDTSEKKGTEETHSENTGDPLSIDGVKSDSPLPTAVTTNHSKHDSTNLGLSLSSPVKITQRPLRNCSIDSKSKESKTRDTTLHPLIFKEDGLADNTLLTYKLKNGEALKQGYKRGTCIICNCCNQEFSPSHFEEHAGMGRRRQPYHNIYTLEGLSLHKLALQLQDHLNPNGFDNASVSSVSDYHNLTSSGCGREPSTTSGPIVPLKRTLQERVVETESCYFCGYGHTTIGNINPDTIIFCNQCERPCHIKCYNNRVVKKKVPLEILKEYMCFHFLCCQECQSLRARLEEGLEKCVGITFLRRIRSNICWRLLSGMDASRDVKLYMPQVIDIFKDAFMDSTDEHSDIISDMVNGKNGDQEKDFRGMYCALLTASTHVVSAAILKVRIEQIAELVLIATRSECRKKGYFILLLKSIEANLRAWNVSLLTAPVDPEMAQIWSEKLGFTILSAEEKESMLESHPLVMFKNLVLVQKSLA
- the LOC100279211 gene encoding uncharacterized protein isoform X5, yielding MTVPATEASSAPQGQQAGAPASWEPNGVQVDGVTVDPPLPGRGAMVMLTEEEKASLCLLGLKQSSSTAELDTICGIEGPAAEQIKDEAGGDHVMHDALVGVTETEYQLDSDLRDVRGLLSTGLLEGFRVTYMKDEVEEVGRINGQGYSCGCSKCNYNSNIMNACEFEEHYGQSFDNQIDHIFLDTGISLFRVVEALKPCKLNMLGDFIEEKIGFPPNLDEYNKWKASFQKRKDYLDAVASDGCLTQSSQGLAAGEMIYSLRDYLKDSVSNSISNLNWSASKRRSGRRFRQGDTGTSTPTFSGSPGKGGFGHSTDTSEKKGTEETHSENTGDPLSIDGVKSDSPLPTAVTTNHSKHDSTNLGLSLSSPVKITQRPLRNCSIDSKSKESKTRDTTLHPLIFKEDGLADNTLLTYKLKNGEALKQGYKRGTCIICNCCNQEFSPSHFEEHAGMGRRRQPYHNIYTLEGLSLHKLALQLQDHLNPNGFDNASVSSVSDYHNLTSSGCGREPSTTSGPIVPLKRTLQERVVETESCYFCGYGHTTIGNINPDTIIFCNQCERPCHIKCYNNRVVKKKVPLEILKEYMCFHFLCCQECQSLRARLEEGLEKCVGITFLRRIRSNICWRLLSGMDASRDVKLYMPQVIDIFKDAFMDSTDEHSDIISDMVNGKNGDQEKDFRGMYCALLTASTHVVSAAILKVRIEQIAELVLIATRSECRKKGYFILLLKSIEANLRAWNVSLLTAPVDPEMAQIWSEKLGFTILSAEEKESMLESHPLVMFKNLVLVQKSLA
- the LOC100279211 gene encoding uncharacterized protein isoform X6, with amino-acid sequence MTVPATEASSAPQGQQAGAPASWEPNGVQVDGVTVDPPLPGRGAMVMLTEEEKASLCLLGLKQSSSTAELDTICGIEGPAAEQIKDEAGGDHVMHDALVGVTETEYQLDSDLRDVRGLLSTGLLEGFRVTYMKDEVEEVGRINGQGYSCGCSKCNYNSNIMNACEFEEHYGQSFDNQIDHIFLDTGISLFRVVEALKPCKLNMLGDFIEEKIGFPPNLDEYNKWKASFQKRKDYLDAVASDGCLTQSSQGLAAGEMIYSLRDYLKDSVSNSISNLNWSASKRRSGRRFRQGDTGTSTPTFSGSPGKGGFGHSTDTSEKKGTEETHRLSLSSPVKITQRPLRNCSIDSKSKESKTRDTTLHPLIFKEDGLADNTLLTYKLKNGEALKQGYKRGTCIICNCCNQEFSPSHFEEHAGMGRRRQPYHNIYTLEGLSLHKLALQLQDHLNPNGFDNASVSSVSDYHNLTSSGCGREPSTTSGPIVPLKRTLQERVVETESCYFCGYGHTTIGNINPDTIIFCNQCERPCHIKCYNNRVVKKKVPLEILKEYMCFHFLCCQECQSLRARLEEGLEKCVGITFLRRIRSNICWRLLSGMDASRDVKLYMPQVIDIFKDAFMDSTDEHSDIISDMVNGKNGDQEKDFRGMYCALLTASTHVVSAAILKVRIEQIAELVLIATRSECRKKGYFILLLKSIEANLRAWNVSLLTAPVDPEMAQIWSEKLGFTILSAEEKESMLESHPLVMFKNLVLVQKSLA
- the LOC100279211 gene encoding uncharacterized protein isoform X7; amino-acid sequence: MHDALVGVTETEYQLDSDLRDVRGLLSTGLLEGFRVTYMKDEVEEVGRINGQGYSCGCSKCNYNSNIMNACEFEEHYGQSFDNQIDHIFLDTGISLFRVVEALKPCKLNMLGDFIEEKIGFPPNLDEYNKWKASFQKRKDYLDAVASDGCLTQSSQGLAAGEMIYSLRDYLKDSVSNSISNLNWSASKRRSGRRFRQGDTGTSTPTFSGSPGKGGFGHSTDTSEKKGTEETHSENTGDPLSIDGVKSDSPLPTAVTTNHSKHDSTNLGLSLSSPVKITQRPLRNCSIDSKSKESKTRDTTLHPLIFKEDGLADNTLLTYKLKNGEALKQGYKRGTCIICNCCNQEFSPSHFEEHAGMGRRRQPYHNIYTLEGLSLHKLALQLQDHLNPNGFDNASVSSVSDYHNLTSSGCGREPSTTSGPIVPLKRTLQERVVETESCYFCGYGHTTIGNINPDTIIFCNQCERPCHIKCYNNRVVKKKVPLEILKEYMCFHFLCCQECQSLRARLEEGLEKCVGITFLRRIRSNICWRLLSGMDASRDVKLYMPQVIDIFKDAFMDSTDEHSDIISDMVNGKNGDQEKDFRGMYCALLTASTHVVSAAILKVRIEQIAELVLIATRSECRKKGYFILLLKSIEANLRAWNVSLLTAPVDPEMAQIWSEKLGFTILSAEEKESMLESHPLVMFKNLVLVQKSLA